From a single Cyclobacterium marinum DSM 745 genomic region:
- a CDS encoding O-antigen ligase family protein, whose product MQITKANISNKVFALLLAGLLSLFVVKTGVMGIGLMLVFPFVLAGGIFMMSHPNKSLAAGLIFAFLSIGAIRYVPNLPLGLTVDFALAMLIVSALFHNKVETDFSKLHNSLILVTLIWMGYNVAEIFNPEARSVTAWFYAVRGTALYMFLTVPLTLLYANKPSDLNRLFIIVFALSILASFWGLRQFYIGLDYAENRWLDAGSRSTHVLFGNLRVFSFFSDAGQFGAGIAHSGVMAMVLALGPFSLKKRILFAVMALLFFYLMIMSGTRGALMVPVAGSLAYLFASKNYRLMLAGLIALGLAFSFLKFTTIANNNYQVRRMRSALDPSDPSLNVRYLNQRKFSEYLKTRPFGGGIGTSGSWGQRFSPGTFLAETPNDSWFVKIWAEMGIVGLYLHIGILAFIAGMGLLKIWKVKDPRLRQKLLALFGGYVGIAAASYGNPLLGQMPTGIILYMSWAYFFLAEDMDKSLNKQSENE is encoded by the coding sequence ATGCAAATCACCAAAGCAAATATCTCAAATAAAGTTTTTGCCCTGCTATTGGCCGGGCTTTTGAGTTTGTTTGTGGTTAAAACCGGGGTGATGGGTATTGGTTTAATGCTTGTCTTTCCTTTTGTATTGGCAGGTGGGATTTTTATGATGAGTCACCCTAACAAGTCACTAGCCGCAGGATTAATTTTTGCTTTTTTATCCATAGGTGCCATAAGATATGTCCCCAATTTACCTTTAGGGCTAACTGTGGATTTTGCATTGGCCATGTTAATTGTCAGTGCTCTTTTTCACAATAAAGTCGAGACCGATTTTTCAAAATTACACAATAGCCTCATTTTAGTTACACTAATTTGGATGGGGTATAATGTGGCAGAAATCTTTAATCCTGAAGCGAGAAGTGTTACGGCTTGGTTTTATGCGGTAAGAGGCACCGCTTTGTATATGTTCCTCACAGTTCCTCTTACACTATTGTATGCCAATAAACCCTCTGATTTAAATCGCCTATTTATAATTGTTTTTGCTTTAAGCATACTGGCTTCATTTTGGGGTTTGAGACAATTTTATATTGGCCTTGATTATGCTGAAAACAGATGGCTAGATGCGGGCTCCCGGTCAACTCATGTCCTTTTTGGCAATTTAAGGGTATTTAGCTTTTTTTCAGATGCTGGGCAATTTGGAGCAGGAATAGCTCATTCAGGGGTAATGGCTATGGTATTGGCACTGGGGCCTTTTTCATTAAAGAAAAGAATTTTATTTGCTGTGATGGCGCTTTTATTTTTTTACTTGATGATAATGAGTGGCACCAGAGGAGCTTTAATGGTTCCTGTTGCAGGCTCTTTAGCTTATTTATTTGCTTCAAAAAACTATAGGCTTATGCTTGCCGGGTTGATTGCCCTTGGCCTAGCTTTTTCATTTCTAAAATTCACTACCATAGCCAATAACAATTACCAAGTCCGTAGAATGAGGTCTGCATTAGATCCATCAGACCCATCATTAAATGTTAGGTACTTAAACCAACGGAAATTTTCAGAATACTTAAAAACCAGACCCTTTGGGGGAGGTATTGGCACTTCGGGCTCATGGGGCCAAAGATTTAGCCCAGGCACATTTTTAGCGGAAACACCTAATGACAGTTGGTTTGTAAAAATATGGGCAGAGATGGGTATAGTAGGTTTATACCTACACATAGGCATTTTGGCTTTTATAGCCGGAATGGGGCTGCTAAAAATATGGAAAGTCAAGGATCCTAGATTACGGCAAAAACTATTGGCTTTATTCGGAGGCTATGTCGGTATAGCTGCAGCGTCTTATGGCAACCCACTGTTGGGGCAAATGCCTACAGGAATCATTCTTTATATGTCATGGGCTTATTTTTTTCTAGCTGAAGACATGGATAAAAGTTTAAATAAACAATCAGAAAATGAATAA
- a CDS encoding glycosyltransferase family 2 protein yields MNKPLISVITINYNGLVHTMGFLESFQKVSYPNVEIIVVDNASKESPDSILDKYPETILIKSPVNEGFAGGNNRGMEVAKGDFFFLINNDTEVAPDLLETLLERTEIVENVGLVCPKILYHEEPDIIQYAGFSAINPITGRGRGKGYLEKDEGQYQVAEITQLAHGAAMFIPRKVVKEIGLMAELYFLYYEEMDYCERIKQAGYDIWYEPKSYILHKESMSVGKNSLLKTYYMSRNRWLYLRRNVAYPLFFFTAGYYMLIALPKNLLVHAFKFEWGHFGKYFKGFVDGLFLKDIKENPTLNN; encoded by the coding sequence ATGAATAAACCACTGATCTCTGTCATCACCATCAACTACAACGGCCTGGTTCATACCATGGGTTTTTTAGAATCATTTCAAAAGGTAAGCTATCCGAATGTAGAAATTATAGTGGTAGACAATGCTTCCAAAGAATCTCCGGATAGTATCCTCGATAAATATCCTGAAACCATCCTTATAAAAAGCCCGGTTAATGAGGGGTTCGCAGGTGGAAATAATAGAGGTATGGAAGTTGCTAAAGGTGATTTTTTCTTTCTGATTAACAATGATACTGAAGTTGCTCCTGACTTGCTTGAGACCCTATTGGAACGGACCGAAATAGTTGAAAATGTAGGTTTGGTTTGTCCTAAGATACTCTACCATGAAGAACCTGACATTATACAATATGCAGGTTTTTCAGCCATAAATCCCATTACCGGAAGAGGTAGAGGTAAAGGTTATTTGGAAAAGGATGAAGGTCAATACCAAGTAGCTGAAATCACTCAATTGGCACATGGTGCTGCCATGTTTATTCCCAGAAAGGTTGTCAAGGAAATAGGACTTATGGCAGAGCTATACTTTTTATATTATGAAGAAATGGATTACTGTGAACGCATCAAACAAGCAGGTTATGATATATGGTACGAACCTAAGAGCTATATTCTTCACAAAGAGTCTATGAGTGTAGGAAAAAACTCTCTGCTCAAAACTTATTATATGAGTAGAAACAGGTGGTTATACCTTAGAAGAAATGTAGCTTATCCTTTGTTTTTCTTTACAGCCGGGTATTATATGCTCATAGCCCTTCCAAAAAATCTATTGGTTCATGCCTTTAAGTTTGAATGGGGCCATTTTGGAAAGTATTTTAAAGGCTTTGTTGACGGGCTTTTTCTGAAAGACATCAAGGAAAACCCCACTTTAAACAACTAA
- a CDS encoding glycosyltransferase family 4 protein: MRIGIEAQRIFREKKHGMDMVALALIKNLQQLDTENEYFIFVNDTEDPSAIKETKNFKIVPLTPAPYPIWEQKHLAKAVKTYQLDLLHCTSNTAPVACSVPLLITLHDIIYLEKINLKEGTWYQRLGNIYRRWNVPKVVKKAAMIFTVSHYEQKRIVQHFNMKDDAVQVVYNGVANHFKVESPEKQEIIRNKYNLPKAFILFLGNTDPKKNLKGVLKSLAILDKKKVDYPDIVMPDFGKEVLVSMLNEIKAPQLLSKIHLTGYIPNEDLPAIYSQAKVFLYPSLRESFGLPILEGMACGCPVITANTSSMPEVAGDAAIIVDPFDPSAISAGIEKILSDEVLRKELISKGYDRPPFFDYKKGALDTLTAYKKIHATQ, from the coding sequence ATGAGGATAGGTATAGAAGCACAACGCATTTTTAGAGAAAAAAAGCATGGCATGGACATGGTGGCCCTTGCCCTAATCAAAAACTTGCAACAGCTAGACACCGAAAATGAATATTTCATCTTTGTAAATGATACAGAAGACCCTTCTGCAATAAAAGAAACAAAAAACTTTAAAATTGTCCCCCTTACCCCTGCACCTTACCCAATTTGGGAACAAAAACACTTAGCTAAAGCGGTAAAAACTTATCAATTAGATCTTCTTCACTGCACCAGTAATACGGCTCCTGTTGCATGTTCCGTTCCGCTTTTAATAACTCTCCACGACATTATCTATTTGGAAAAAATCAACCTAAAAGAAGGTACCTGGTACCAAAGACTTGGAAACATCTACAGAAGATGGAATGTGCCAAAAGTAGTGAAAAAAGCAGCAATGATATTTACAGTCTCTCATTATGAACAGAAAAGGATTGTTCAGCATTTCAATATGAAAGATGATGCTGTTCAAGTGGTGTATAACGGTGTAGCCAATCATTTTAAGGTAGAATCTCCAGAAAAACAGGAAATTATTCGCAATAAATACAATTTACCTAAGGCATTCATTCTATTTCTGGGAAATACAGATCCTAAGAAAAATCTCAAAGGAGTGTTAAAAAGTTTAGCCATTCTTGATAAAAAAAAGGTGGATTATCCGGACATAGTAATGCCAGACTTTGGCAAAGAAGTACTGGTAAGTATGTTGAATGAGATTAAGGCGCCTCAACTGCTTTCAAAAATTCACCTGACCGGTTATATTCCCAACGAAGATTTACCTGCCATATACAGTCAGGCTAAAGTATTTTTATACCCTTCATTAAGAGAGAGTTTTGGCCTCCCTATTTTGGAAGGAATGGCATGTGGTTGTCCAGTAATCACCGCTAACACCTCCTCTATGCCGGAAGTTGCAGGTGATGCTGCCATTATTGTTGACCCCTTTGACCCTTCGGCTATTAGTGCCGGCATAGAGAAGATATTGTCAGACGAAGTCCTTAGAAAAGAACTTATCAGTAAAGGCTATGATAGACCCCCATTTTTTGACTATAAAAAAGGGGCATTGGACACACTCACTGCCTATAAAAAAATCCATGCTACACAATGA
- a CDS encoding oligosaccharide flippase family protein, protein MTDKKYWLTGGFFTMMHRGVDFVLGFIGFMLLVRVFSPEEFGIWVLLITIVAIIDMARNGFIQNGMIKFLVGKEKAIQAKIQTASVWLNTALTLILVFLLWILAGPLEKLLNANGLADLIKIHSLILPVLILHTHNMVLMQAKYDFQAYFWAGISKSLPFFLVILFGYFLDIKLSLIELAWYQNLAFLLATIMSVYQVRNYLKIRLKAQKYWLKRIFHFGKYVFGTNLVSMLTNSLDKFLLGALLSPVQVAMANTAGRVLNMIEIPVNSIASISYPKAAEAHDKKQSKMVGEIYEKTLGMMLSLTIPFWLFCMLFAHYIVLLIAGEAYLDAVPFLRIMSFMALIKPFDRQSGVFLDAIGKPFFNMIMVFGTFVYGAIFSYLFIQWFGLMGAAYGLILALFTTSIIKFIILNKFVDIRIGQCWIKAFENYPIMIETLKDKVKNKS, encoded by the coding sequence ATGACTGATAAGAAATATTGGCTTACCGGTGGTTTTTTCACCATGATGCACCGAGGTGTAGATTTTGTTCTTGGCTTCATCGGTTTTATGCTTCTTGTGAGGGTATTTAGTCCTGAGGAATTTGGGATTTGGGTTTTACTTATCACCATAGTTGCAATAATTGATATGGCTAGAAATGGTTTCATTCAAAATGGAATGATCAAATTTCTAGTAGGAAAAGAAAAGGCTATTCAAGCAAAAATACAAACCGCTTCAGTATGGCTAAACACGGCATTAACCTTGATATTGGTTTTCTTATTGTGGATTTTGGCTGGGCCTCTAGAAAAATTATTAAATGCTAATGGTTTAGCTGACCTAATAAAAATTCATTCCTTGATCCTTCCGGTATTGATTTTACATACACACAATATGGTATTGATGCAGGCAAAGTACGATTTCCAAGCTTATTTTTGGGCAGGCATAAGTAAAAGCCTGCCATTCTTTTTGGTGATTTTATTTGGCTATTTTTTAGACATAAAACTCAGTCTGATTGAACTGGCCTGGTATCAAAACTTGGCTTTTTTATTAGCCACAATTATGTCAGTTTATCAGGTCAGAAATTATTTAAAAATTCGTCTAAAAGCACAAAAATATTGGCTGAAAAGGATTTTTCACTTTGGAAAATATGTCTTCGGAACCAATTTAGTATCCATGTTAACCAATAGCTTGGACAAATTTTTATTAGGAGCTTTATTGTCTCCTGTACAAGTAGCCATGGCCAATACAGCAGGGAGGGTTTTGAATATGATTGAAATTCCTGTGAATTCTATAGCTTCTATTAGTTACCCAAAAGCAGCTGAAGCTCACGATAAAAAGCAAAGCAAAATGGTTGGTGAAATCTATGAAAAGACATTGGGGATGATGTTAAGTCTCACCATTCCTTTTTGGTTATTTTGTATGCTCTTCGCCCATTATATTGTCTTGCTGATAGCAGGAGAAGCTTATTTAGATGCCGTCCCATTTTTGAGAATCATGTCATTTATGGCACTAATTAAGCCTTTTGACAGACAATCCGGAGTATTTCTAGATGCCATAGGTAAACCATTTTTTAATATGATTATGGTTTTCGGTACTTTCGTTTATGGAGCTATATTCAGCTATCTTTTCATCCAATGGTTTGGTTTAATGGGAGCTGCCTATGGCTTAATTCTTGCCTTGTTCACCACTTCAATAATAAAATTTATCATCTTAAATAAATTCGTTGACATACGAATTGGGCAATGTTGGATAAAAGCTTTTGAAAATTATCCCATTATGATCGAAACACTAAAAGATAAAGTGAAAAATAAATCCTGA
- a CDS encoding glycosyltransferase: MFPLLSTFISFLGGKFKLKEAELTADFACVITVYKEKDIAWPLVRALLAQDYRNYHIYLVADGIEGELDVMTHEKLTIYQPRPFLNSKVASLGLVLKEMKTRHSHVVVFDPDNLVPSHFLRVISKYHANGFNAVQGKRIAKNIEGTYASLDALGEYYYDFAVRNLPFQLGSSSTIAGSGMSIEKNLYEENIAKELLILEKKGVVVAEDKSLQSELVDQGYIIAYAGAAIVFDEKITGAEQIGRQRGRWLNSYFGQLPENLKLIGKGLLKMDWNRVYFAMMTAMPPMVVLVGLSGLLAIIALFINWIYFFLLTGSLMLFALAFLLLLLFNKTPMKVLQAIPKIPLFVLGQISGMLNIRKASKDFMATSHNEITEIDVLWKQRRHEFKHLEKDWE; encoded by the coding sequence TTGTTTCCTTTATTAAGTACTTTTATATCATTTTTAGGAGGTAAATTTAAATTAAAGGAAGCGGAACTAACGGCAGACTTTGCTTGCGTTATCACAGTTTATAAAGAAAAAGACATTGCATGGCCGTTGGTGAGGGCCTTGCTTGCACAAGATTATCGCAATTACCATATTTATTTGGTGGCAGATGGAATTGAAGGGGAATTGGATGTAATGACACATGAAAAGCTGACCATCTACCAACCCCGGCCATTTCTTAATAGTAAGGTGGCCTCTTTAGGCTTGGTTTTAAAAGAAATGAAAACAAGACATAGCCATGTGGTTGTTTTTGATCCGGATAACCTTGTTCCATCACATTTTTTACGCGTAATCAGTAAGTATCACGCCAATGGTTTTAATGCTGTGCAAGGGAAAAGAATTGCAAAAAATATTGAAGGTACCTATGCCTCTTTGGATGCACTTGGAGAGTATTACTATGACTTTGCTGTCAGAAATCTTCCTTTTCAATTGGGTTCCTCTTCTACAATCGCCGGTTCCGGTATGTCCATTGAGAAAAATCTGTATGAAGAAAATATTGCCAAAGAGTTATTGATTTTAGAAAAAAAGGGGGTAGTTGTAGCAGAGGATAAATCTTTGCAATCTGAACTGGTTGACCAAGGGTATATAATTGCCTATGCAGGAGCGGCTATAGTATTTGATGAGAAAATTACAGGAGCCGAACAAATCGGAAGGCAAAGGGGGAGGTGGCTCAACAGCTACTTTGGACAGCTTCCTGAAAACCTGAAATTAATAGGTAAAGGGCTATTGAAAATGGATTGGAACCGAGTATATTTTGCCATGATGACAGCTATGCCACCTATGGTGGTGTTGGTAGGTCTTAGTGGGCTCTTAGCTATAATTGCCTTGTTTATCAACTGGATTTATTTCTTTCTGTTGACTGGAAGTTTAATGTTGTTTGCACTCGCCTTTTTATTGTTATTGCTATTCAATAAAACACCGATGAAAGTATTACAGGCTATTCCTAAAATCCCCTTATTTGTGTTAGGCCAAATTTCAGGAATGCTCAATATTAGAAAGGCGAGTAAGGATTTTATGGCTACTAGCCATAATGAAATTACGGAGATTGATGTTTTATGGAAACAGCGCAGACATGAGTTTAAGCACCTTGAAAAAGATTGGGAATAA
- a CDS encoding glycosyltransferase translates to MEDFSNLTLDKVTIVMTSMSRWDGEFSSASWSLAKTFAQNQKVIYVDYPFTLLDYMKERKKPSVVARKKALINGTESLKPLTQFSPLLYTLCPPLMLPINWLPSGKLYNYFSKWNDRRLAGAIKKAIKALNEEDFIFFNSFNPLYLSKLPSNFKPLAFVYQSRDNIRALEPYLRKHGAGKEIEAVKNADLSLVTSRMLQKDLESLSGKKVAYFPNAADFDLFKTAYDEVVKIPEDLKDIPRPIIGYTGNICHRLDYNLIESICKNNPDKSVVMVGPRNHQGHTQIDLDKIPNLFFTGPKKIEQLPQYLAHFQLLILPFLCNEITKSIYPLKINEYLASGKPIVATPFSEDIQSFHPLISLEKIPENFNEAIQKELNTDSDQKAKSRYLEASKNTWKGRVKLFWQLLGG, encoded by the coding sequence ATGGAGGATTTTTCAAATCTTACGCTTGATAAGGTTACCATTGTTATGACCAGCATGTCCAGATGGGACGGTGAGTTTTCTTCTGCTTCTTGGTCACTAGCCAAAACTTTTGCCCAAAACCAAAAGGTAATTTATGTGGATTATCCATTTACCTTGCTTGATTATATGAAGGAGCGTAAAAAACCCTCCGTTGTCGCTAGAAAAAAGGCCTTGATTAATGGAACAGAAAGTCTTAAACCACTTACCCAATTTAGTCCTTTACTCTATACCCTTTGTCCACCATTAATGCTTCCAATAAACTGGTTACCCTCCGGTAAGCTCTATAATTACTTCTCAAAATGGAATGACAGAAGGTTGGCAGGGGCCATAAAAAAGGCCATAAAAGCGTTAAACGAAGAGGACTTTATCTTTTTTAATTCCTTTAATCCGCTTTATTTAAGCAAATTACCAAGTAATTTTAAACCATTGGCTTTTGTTTATCAATCTAGGGATAATATTAGGGCACTGGAACCCTACTTAAGAAAACATGGGGCAGGAAAAGAAATTGAAGCTGTAAAAAATGCAGATCTCAGCCTGGTAACTTCCCGGATGCTCCAAAAAGATTTAGAAAGTCTATCAGGAAAAAAAGTAGCCTATTTTCCAAATGCAGCGGATTTTGATTTGTTTAAAACAGCTTATGATGAAGTTGTGAAAATCCCGGAAGACCTCAAAGATATTCCTCGTCCTATAATTGGCTACACGGGTAATATTTGTCACCGCTTGGATTACAATTTGATTGAAAGTATTTGTAAAAATAATCCTGATAAAAGTGTCGTAATGGTAGGCCCTAGAAATCACCAAGGGCATACTCAAATTGATTTGGATAAAATTCCCAACCTATTCTTTACCGGACCAAAGAAAATTGAACAACTTCCTCAATATCTGGCCCATTTTCAATTATTGATATTGCCTTTTCTTTGCAATGAGATTACCAAAAGTATCTATCCTCTTAAAATCAATGAATACTTAGCATCCGGAAAGCCAATAGTTGCTACGCCTTTTTCAGAAGACATACAGTCATTTCACCCTTTAATTAGCCTTGAAAAAATACCTGAAAATTTTAATGAAGCTATACAAAAGGAATTGAATACTGATTCAGATCAAAAAGCAAAATCCAGGTACCTTGAGGCTTCAAAAAACACCTGGAAAGGAAGGGTAAAGTTATTTTGGCAATTACTCGGCGGTTAA
- a CDS encoding sugar transferase, protein MNKENKKIALISEDQEVIDAINKAVGEIFDINVFSNGIIFYNQLSSSPEGYCMILSDSSLMDVHGITLKNTIEKLGFGNLPFFMIVDKATPEDIVNAISSGVTDFILKPIRAKQLRSRLEFQLKHPTTNKKAQEYTTLKESKTPFIKRVFDIVVSGVIILVLLPLFLVVAILIKLESRGPVFYYSYRVGTGYNIFKFYKFRSMDPDADAKLQQLKHLNQYNNEEETIEEEEVKPKELVNEVKELCEFCEQAGGGCLQPMYDDNKMVCEKILMAKKDSNKDAAFIKIKDDPRVTKIGKFIRNTSIDELPQLWNVLRGDMSLVGNRPLPLYEAEKITTDKYALRFLGPAGITGLWQVEKRGRGAMSEEERLSLDNDYVKNFSIWFDIKILLRTIPALFQSENV, encoded by the coding sequence ATGAATAAAGAAAATAAAAAAATTGCTTTGATTTCTGAGGATCAAGAAGTAATTGATGCGATAAATAAAGCTGTAGGAGAAATTTTTGACATCAATGTTTTTTCTAATGGAATAATCTTTTACAATCAACTTTCTAGTTCACCGGAAGGGTACTGCATGATCCTTAGTGATTCCTCTTTAATGGATGTTCATGGAATAACCTTGAAAAATACCATAGAAAAATTGGGCTTCGGAAATTTGCCCTTTTTTATGATCGTTGATAAAGCTACTCCTGAAGATATTGTTAATGCCATCTCTTCAGGGGTTACGGATTTTATCTTAAAACCTATCAGAGCCAAACAATTGAGATCCCGGCTGGAGTTTCAGTTGAAACATCCTACAACGAATAAGAAAGCTCAAGAATATACTACCCTCAAAGAGTCAAAGACACCTTTTATTAAAAGAGTTTTTGATATTGTAGTTTCCGGAGTTATTATTTTGGTTTTGTTGCCATTATTCTTAGTTGTAGCCATTTTAATTAAGTTGGAGTCTAGAGGACCGGTGTTCTATTATTCTTATAGAGTAGGGACAGGGTATAATATCTTTAAGTTTTATAAATTTAGATCCATGGATCCTGATGCTGATGCAAAATTACAGCAATTAAAGCATCTGAATCAGTACAACAATGAAGAAGAGACCATTGAAGAAGAGGAGGTAAAACCCAAAGAATTAGTGAATGAGGTAAAAGAGCTTTGCGAATTTTGTGAGCAAGCTGGTGGTGGATGTCTTCAACCTATGTACGATGACAATAAAATGGTCTGTGAAAAAATTCTCATGGCTAAAAAGGACAGTAATAAGGATGCAGCATTTATCAAAATTAAAGATGATCCTCGCGTAACAAAAATTGGTAAATTTATTAGAAATACTAGTATTGATGAACTACCCCAATTGTGGAATGTCTTGAGAGGTGATATGTCCCTTGTAGGAAATAGACCATTGCCTTTATATGAAGCAGAAAAAATTACCACTGACAAGTATGCATTGAGATTTCTTGGTCCTGCAGGTATCACCGGCCTTTGGCAAGTTGAAAAAAGAGGTAGGGGCGCTATGTCTGAAGAAGAGCGATTAAGCCTTGACAATGATTATGTTAAAAATTTCAGTATATGGTTTGATATAAAAATACTATTGCGAACTATTCCTGCATTGTTCCAAAGCGAAAATGTTTAA
- a CDS encoding response regulator transcription factor, which produces MKNKYKIFGIDDEPSVLLIIQHYFKSKFDVKVFNKPADAIASMQEGDLPDIIICDLNMPEISGAEFVEMVRSSGFFSSIPLIVLSATDSSEKKIDILNMGADDFMVKPFNPKELEARINSILRRTGKFAIDSINE; this is translated from the coding sequence ATGAAAAATAAGTATAAGATTTTTGGTATAGATGACGAACCCTCTGTTCTTCTAATCATACAGCATTATTTTAAAAGTAAATTTGATGTTAAGGTATTCAACAAACCTGCAGATGCCATAGCAAGTATGCAAGAGGGTGATTTACCTGATATAATTATTTGTGATTTAAACATGCCGGAAATTAGTGGAGCGGAATTTGTTGAAATGGTTCGTTCAAGTGGATTTTTCTCTTCCATTCCTCTAATCGTTCTTTCTGCTACAGACTCCTCTGAAAAGAAAATTGATATATTGAACATGGGCGCAGATGATTTTATGGTTAAACCTTTTAACCCTAAAGAGCTTGAAGCCCGAATAAATTCAATATTAAGGAGGACAGGGAAATTTGCAATCGATTCAATAAATGAATAA
- a CDS encoding UDP-glucuronic acid decarboxylase family protein, whose amino-acid sequence MKRILVTGGAGFLGSHLCDKLLEEGNEVICADNLFTGRRRNIHHLLENKNFEFLRHDVTLPLYVEVDEIYNLACPASPVHYQFDPVQTTKTSVIGAINMLGLAKRLKIKILQASTSEVYGDPEIHPQPETYKGSVSVTGPRACYDEGKRCAETLFFDYHRQHDLSIKVMRIFNTYGPRMHPSDGRVVSNFIVQALKGEDITIFGDGMQTRSFGYVSDLISGMYKLMNSSDDVIGPINIGNPVEFTMLELAENVLELTGSKSKLKFLPLPQDDPMQRKPIIDLARKELGWEPKVQLKEGLVETIKYFDLILKEDNV is encoded by the coding sequence ATGAAAAGGATTTTAGTAACAGGTGGAGCCGGGTTTTTGGGTAGCCATCTTTGTGACAAACTTTTAGAGGAGGGCAATGAAGTAATTTGTGCCGATAATCTTTTTACAGGTAGAAGAAGAAATATTCACCATTTATTGGAGAATAAGAATTTTGAATTTTTAAGACACGATGTAACGCTTCCATTGTATGTTGAGGTAGATGAGATTTATAATCTTGCCTGTCCTGCTAGTCCTGTTCATTATCAATTCGACCCTGTTCAAACCACCAAAACAAGTGTGATTGGTGCCATCAATATGTTAGGCCTTGCAAAAAGGCTTAAAATAAAAATTTTACAGGCCAGTACCAGTGAGGTTTACGGGGACCCAGAGATACATCCGCAACCTGAAACATATAAGGGTAGTGTCAGTGTAACCGGACCTAGAGCCTGTTATGATGAAGGAAAAAGATGTGCGGAAACATTATTTTTTGATTACCATAGGCAGCATGATTTAAGCATTAAGGTTATGCGAATATTCAATACCTATGGACCTAGAATGCACCCATCTGATGGTCGAGTTGTGAGTAATTTTATTGTCCAAGCATTGAAAGGGGAGGATATAACCATCTTTGGAGATGGAATGCAAACCAGGAGTTTTGGATATGTGAGCGATTTGATCTCTGGAATGTATAAATTGATGAACAGCTCTGATGATGTAATTGGGCCAATTAATATTGGTAACCCAGTAGAATTTACCATGCTCGAATTGGCTGAAAATGTCTTGGAACTAACCGGTTCAAAAAGCAAGCTTAAATTTCTACCGCTGCCACAGGATGATCCCATGCAAAGAAAACCAATTATTGATTTAGCCAGGAAAGAATTGGGCTGGGAACCAAAAGTCCAGTTAAAGGAGGGCTTGGTTGAGACCATTAAATATTTTGACCTTATTTTAAAAGAAGATAATGTTTAA